The Sulfitobacter faviae genome includes the window GAGGATTTTGGCGAGGGTGGATTTGCCGCAGCCGGATTCACCGACGAGGCCCAGCACCTCCCCCTTGCCCAATTGTAGCGACACGTCATTCACCGCCGTGAGCGGTTTGACCTTGCCGAACATGCCCTGTTTCACCCGGTAGGTCTTGCTGACGCCGGAAAGCTCCAGCACCGGGGTGTGTTTACGCTGTCCTTCATACGGTCAGCTCCTTCTCGGACTGGCGTTTGCCATCGGGGAAAATGCAGCGGAAGGCGTGGTTGCCGTCCTCGCGTTTGGGAATGTCGCCACGGCATTCGGCGACGGCATGGGGGCAGCGGGTACGGAAGACGCAGCCCTCAACCTCGCCCACGAGCGAGGGCACGATGCCCGGGATCGTGCCCAGTTTCGCGCCGCGGTCGGTCTTGCCGGGCAGCGGGATGCAGCGCAGCAGTCCGCGGGTGTAGGGGTGCGAGGGCGCGTTGAAGATGTCTCCGACCGGGCCGGTCTCGACCAGTTCGCCCGCATACATCACCGCGACCTTATCGGCCACCCGCGCCACGACGCCGAGGTCATGGGTGATCAGGATCACGGCCATGTTCATCTCGCGCCCCAGATCGTGGAGCAGTCGCAGGATCTGCGCCTGAATGGTCACGTCGAGCGCGGTGGTCGGCTCGTCCGCGATGATCAGTTCCGGCTCGCACATAAGCGCCATGGCGATCATCACGCGCTGGCGCAACCCGCCCGAGAGCTGGTGCGGGTACTGCGACAAACGGCTCTCGGCGGCGGTGATGCCGACCTTTTCCAAAAGCTCGATGGCCCGGTCCCGCGCCTGCTGGCGGCTGACCTTGCGGTGCAAGAGCAGCGCCTCGGCCAATTGGTCGCCGATGGTGTAGGCGGGGTTGAGCGAGGTCATCGGCTCTTGGAAGATCATCGACATCCGCGCCCCGCGCAGCTTGCGCATCTGGCCTTGGCTGGCGGTGGTCAACTCGGTCCCGTCAAAGGTCATCCGATCTGCGCGGCGTTTGATGGATTTGCCCAAGAGCCCCATCAGCGCCAGCGAGGTGAGCGATTTGCCCGAGCCGCTTTCGCCGACGATGCACAGGGTTTCGCCACGGTTAAGGTCGAAGTCGATCCCGCGCACCGCATGCAGGGTGCCGCCGCCCGTGGGAATGTCGAGCCGCAGGTTGCGGACGCTCAGAAGTGGTTCTGTCATGGGTCAGCTCCGGTTTTCGGGGGCGGTGACGTCGCGCAGACCGTCACCCATCAGGTTGATCGCCAGCACCAGCACGAAAAGCACGGCGCCCGGGATCAGCACGAGCCACGGCTCGAACAGCATCATGTTCTTACCTTCGGAGACCATGAGCCCCCAGCTCGGCGTCGGCGGTTGCACCCCAAGGCCGAGGAAGGACAGTGCGGCTTCCAGAAGGATCGCATGGGCCATCTCCAGCGTCACGACGACGATCAGGTTGTTGGCGATGTTGGGCATGATCTCGGACAAGAGGATGCGCGGGGTGGAGGCGCCGATGACCTGTGCCGCGGCAACATATTCGCGCCGCCGCACCTGCATGGTCGAGGCGCGCATGACCACCGCGAAACGGTCCCACAGGAGCAGGCCCAGCACCATGATCACCACTTGCAGCGATCCGCCAAGGATCGCCACCACGGCCAGTGCCACCAGTACCACCGGCATCGCCAGACGCACGTTGATGAGGAAGGTGACGACCGCGTCGACCTTGCCGCCGAAATAGCCCGCAGCCACGCCCATGGCGGTGCCGATCAGGCCCGAGATGAGCGCCGCCACGGCCCCGATCAGCAGCGAAATCCGTGCACCGTAGATGAGGCGCGACAGGTAATCGCGGCCCAGATGGTCGGTGCCCAAGGGATGCTCCCATGTGCCGCGCATGAACACGGGAGGCTCCATCCGGGTCATCAGACTTTGGGCATAGGGATCATGCGGTGCAATCCAGGGCGCGAGGATCGCGATGATCGTGAGGATGATCAGAACGACCGCCCCGATCAGCAGACCTTGGTGCCCAAAGATGCGCTTGCGCAGCATCTGGCCGGGGGTCGGGCCGGTGATTTCGTCCAAAAGGCTGTCATGTGTGCTTGCCGTGGCCATGTCAGCTGCTCCTCATGCGGGGGTCGAGCCATGCGTTCAGCACGTCTGCGAGGAAGGTGAAAACAATGTAGAACATCGAGAAGATCAGGATCAGCGCCTGCACCGTGGGCAGGTCGTTACGCGCGATGCTCTCCCACGCCAGATAGCCCGCGCCATGCAGCGCGAAGATCGACTCGACCACGATGGAGCCACCCAGCATGAAGCCCATCTGCACGGCGGCGAGGCTGACCACCGGGATGATCGCGTTGCGCAGCGCATGGCGGAACAGCACCCGGCGCTCGTTCGCGCCCTTGGCCCGCGCGGTGCGGATGTAGTCGGAGTTCAACACGTCCAGCATGCCCGCGCGCGTGAGACGCATGATGGCGGGCATGGCGTAATAGCCCAACACCACGGTCGGCAGGATGAAATGCCGCCATGTGTCGGTGCCCGAAGGCGGCAGCCAGCCCAGTTGGATGGCGAAGACCACGATCAGGATGAGGCCGAACCAGAAGCTCGGCATCGCCTGACCGGCAACCGAGATGAAGAGCGCCACACGGTCGATGATCGAATTGGGGCGGATCGCGGCGACCACGCCCAAGGGCACGGCGGTCAGCAACGCGAAGGTGATCCCGCAGACGCCGAGCGTCATGGTCACGCTCAATCGGTCGGCGATGAGCGAGGCGACGGGCAGGCGGAAATAGTAGCTTTCGCCGAAATCGCCCTGAAGGGCCGAGAACAGCCATTCGCCATACTGCACCAGCATGGGCCGGTCAAAACCATAGAGACGGCGCAGGGCCTCGATATCTTCGCCACTGGCGGTTTCACCGGCCAGCGCGGCGGCGGGGTCGCCCGACAGGAACAGCAGGCTAAAGCTGATAAACGACACGGTGAAGGCCACGAGAAGGGCCAGTCCCAATCGTTTGAGAATGAATTGAAGCACGGGTGCAACTACCTTGAGGCTGCGCCGCAGGCGAGGGCCTGCCGCGTGGGTCTGGGTTGGGTGCGGAAGGGGAGAAGGGCAGGGGCACCGATCACGGCGCCCCCGCCGATTGGTTTACTTCCAGCTGGCCGTGGTGAAGCGCAGGACTTCGTCGGCTGTGGGCGTGTATTCCACCTCATTGGTGGTCACGTAGTTGGTGTTGTAGGAGAACATCGGCGCCCAATAGGCTTCCTCGGTGATGCGTTCGATCGCCTTGGAGTAGTTCTCTTTGCGGACCTCGGGGTCGGTCGAGCTGTCGGCGATGTTGAGGTATTCGAGCGTCTCGTCGTCCATCGCGTAGTCGAGCGAGCCATGTTTGAAGAACTGGCTGACCATGGCGGAGGCGTCGTTGATCGAATAGCTGCCCCATGTCTGGAACGACACGGCGGTTTCGCCCTTCATGTTCTGCTCCCGCAGGGCGGAATACTGCAACATCTTGAAGTTGGTATCGATGCCCACGGCGTTCAGGTAGCTGGTGATCGCCTCGGCATATTCACGGTCGCGGTAGGCGTAGAAGTCGATGGTCAGACCGTCTTCGTAGCCCGCCTCGGCCAGCAATTCCTTGGCCTTCTCGGGTTGTATTCATACTTCACCGCCGCGTCTTCGTCGCAGCCGAACTGGCTGGGGAAGCAGGGGGTGTAGACGACTTTGGATTTGCCTTTGAGCAGCGCGTCGACCAGTTCCTGACGGTTGATCGCATAGTTCACGGCCTTGCGCACGCGCACGTCGGTAAAGGGGCTGTCCTCGGAGCGGCCCGCCGCGTCCAGCGTCAGATAGCCCACGCGCATGGTGGATTCGTTGGAGACTTGGAACTCATCCCGCTCGGCCAGTTTCTCGGCTTGGTCCGATGGCACCTGCCAGATCAGATCAAGCGAGCCGCTGAACAGTTCCGCCATCTGCGTGTTCACATCCGGGATGGTGCGGATGTCGATGTTCTTGATGCTGGGCTTGCCCTTGGGGCTGTCGTGGTAGCCCTCATAGGCTTCCAGTTTGAAGTGCTGGCCGGGGACGACTTCGGTCACCTTGTAAGGGCCGGTGCCGACGGGTTTCAGGCCCATGCCTTCGGGGCCGGCTTCTTCGTAATAGTCGCTGGGATACATCGAAACGGGGCCGGAGAGGAATTCAATCGCCGCCGGGAACTTCTCTTTCAGCATGATGCGCACGGTGTAGTCGTCGACCTTC containing:
- a CDS encoding ABC transporter ATP-binding protein → MTEPLLSVRNLRLDIPTGGGTLHAVRGIDFDLNRGETLCIVGESGSGKSLTSLALMGLLGKSIKRRADRMTFDGTELTTASQGQMRKLRGARMSMIFQEPMTSLNPAYTIGDQLAEALLLHRKVSRQQARDRAIELLEKVGITAAESRLSQYPHQLSGGLRQRVMIAMALMCEPELIIADEPTTALDVTIQAQILRLLHDLGREMNMAVILITHDLGVVARVADKVAVMYAGELVETGPVGDIFNAPSHPYTRGLLRCIPLPGKTDRGAKLGTIPGIVPSLVGEVEGCVFRTRCPHAVAECRGDIPKREDGNHAFRCIFPDGKRQSEKELTV
- a CDS encoding ABC transporter permease, whose protein sequence is MATASTHDSLLDEITGPTPGQMLRKRIFGHQGLLIGAVVLIILTIIAILAPWIAPHDPYAQSLMTRMEPPVFMRGTWEHPLGTDHLGRDYLSRLIYGARISLLIGAVAALISGLIGTAMGVAAGYFGGKVDAVVTFLINVRLAMPVVLVALAVVAILGGSLQVVIMVLGLLLWDRFAVVMRASTMQVRRREYVAAAQVIGASTPRILLSEIMPNIANNLIVVVTLEMAHAILLEAALSFLGLGVQPPTPSWGLMVSEGKNMMLFEPWLVLIPGAVLFVLVLAINLMGDGLRDVTAPENRS
- a CDS encoding ABC transporter permease — translated: MLQFILKRLGLALLVAFTVSFISFSLLFLSGDPAAALAGETASGEDIEALRRLYGFDRPMLVQYGEWLFSALQGDFGESYYFRLPVASLIADRLSVTMTLGVCGITFALLTAVPLGVVAAIRPNSIIDRVALFISVAGQAMPSFWFGLILIVVFAIQLGWLPPSGTDTWRHFILPTVVLGYYAMPAIMRLTRAGMLDVLNSDYIRTARAKGANERRVLFRHALRNAIIPVVSLAAVQMGFMLGGSIVVESIFALHGAGYLAWESIARNDLPTVQALILIFSMFYIVFTFLADVLNAWLDPRMRSS